One Phycisphaera mikurensis NBRC 102666 DNA window includes the following coding sequences:
- a CDS encoding YggS family pyridoxal phosphate-dependent enzyme has product MSSRSASKDATPDLAESYAAVMGRVGAAAERSGRRAEDVLVVAVSKYAELDQLRTLVDLGHVDFGENQVQQLAQRAPQLSEYLARHRAMRGASSSGSIAPERIRWHMVGHLQRNKVKQCVPHVQLIHSVDSLRLAEELHNHGAKHDADTDVLLQVNVSGEGTKNGVAPAAVVHLLEQIDTMMHLRCRGLMTMAPHHENPEDCRAVFARTRELFEDCRGSRYAGDRFNILSMGMSNDFEVAIEEGANLVRVGSALFGTADAGG; this is encoded by the coding sequence ATGAGCAGCCGATCCGCCTCCAAGGACGCAACGCCCGACCTCGCCGAGTCCTACGCCGCCGTCATGGGACGCGTCGGCGCCGCCGCCGAGCGTTCCGGTCGCAGGGCCGAGGACGTGCTGGTGGTCGCGGTGAGCAAGTACGCCGAGCTCGACCAGCTCCGCACGCTGGTGGACCTGGGCCACGTCGACTTCGGCGAGAACCAGGTGCAGCAGCTCGCCCAGCGGGCGCCGCAGCTCAGCGAGTACCTCGCCCGCCACCGGGCGATGCGCGGGGCCAGCAGCTCGGGCAGCATCGCCCCCGAGAGGATCCGCTGGCACATGGTCGGCCACCTCCAGCGCAACAAGGTGAAGCAGTGCGTGCCGCACGTGCAGCTGATCCACTCCGTGGACTCGCTCCGCCTCGCCGAGGAGCTGCACAACCACGGGGCCAAGCACGACGCCGACACCGACGTGCTGCTGCAGGTCAACGTCTCGGGCGAGGGAACCAAGAACGGCGTGGCGCCCGCCGCCGTCGTGCACCTGCTCGAGCAGATCGACACGATGATGCACCTGCGCTGCCGCGGGCTCATGACGATGGCCCCGCACCACGAGAACCCCGAAGACTGCCGGGCCGTCTTCGCCCGCACGCGGGAGCTCTTCGAGGACTGCCGCGGCAGCCGGTACGCCGGCGACCGCTTCAACATCCTGTCGATGGGCATGAGCAACGACTTCGAGGTCGCCATCGAGGAAGGCGCCAACCTCGTCCGCGTCGGCTCGGCCCTCTTCGGCACCGCCGACGCGGGCGGCTGA
- a CDS encoding response regulator transcription factor — MQHPSRFADKPLPSGPGRVHVVDDDPAVLDSLCFLLEADGFSTSRNASAEELLERLEGSEAAATEACVITDLAMPGQSGLDLLDELRRRGRSLPTLIVTGHGDVPTAVRAIKAGCTDFLQKPYGDDAVLEAVQEMFKPGASADRLRPSRLAVQARLATLSPRELDVMRAVVGGQSNREIAAERDLSPKTVEAHRSRVMVKMRAESFAALVRMASAVGM; from the coding sequence GTGCAGCACCCTTCTCGATTTGCGGACAAACCGCTTCCGTCCGGGCCCGGCCGCGTGCACGTCGTCGACGACGATCCCGCCGTGCTCGACTCGCTGTGCTTCCTGCTCGAGGCCGACGGGTTCAGCACCAGCCGGAACGCCTCGGCCGAGGAGCTGCTGGAGCGGCTGGAAGGCTCCGAGGCGGCCGCGACCGAAGCCTGCGTCATCACCGATCTCGCGATGCCCGGGCAGTCGGGCCTGGACCTGCTCGATGAGCTGCGGCGGCGTGGGCGGAGCCTCCCGACGCTGATCGTGACCGGCCACGGCGACGTGCCCACGGCGGTCCGCGCGATCAAAGCGGGTTGCACCGACTTCCTTCAGAAGCCCTACGGCGACGACGCCGTGCTCGAGGCGGTGCAGGAGATGTTCAAGCCGGGGGCCTCCGCGGACCGCCTGCGGCCGTCGCGCCTGGCGGTGCAGGCCCGGCTGGCCACGCTCTCGCCGCGCGAGCTCGACGTGATGCGGGCGGTCGTCGGGGGGCAGTCCAACCGCGAGATCGCCGCCGAGCGGGACCTCTCGCCCAAAACCGTGGAGGCCCACCGCTCGCGGGTGATGGTGAAGATGCGCGCGGAGTCGTTCGCCGCCCTCGTGCGGATGGCCAGCGCCGTCGGGATGTGA
- a CDS encoding sensor histidine kinase has translation MVDDAPPNPLTAFAAAVRAAGCGEGWPQRLADAVVAEGLAASIAIAHGRSGPEAELEAAAAGPGGARLAGEDPPAGCAAAPYDGGWIRLGGHGACDALAAAVAAVAAGHHAFDGATARAARARTLERAASEERFRLLAEQASDVIARHSLDGRFTYVSPAVRVVLGHEPEALVGRLPREFVHPDDVDDVISARPELLAEADRVVSRRFRMRHAAGGYRQVEAMSRWTRAAGRDIVVVYRDVSRRVEAERDAGELRAADASTLRRLSMSELATVLAHELNQPLAALTNYAAGLARRAARGDTGPEELAFASQRIHDEAQRAQSIVDRVRSFLQRRAPRQDPLHLPDLVRDALAVAKPAAEAAGVGLRARPAPAAIRFQGDGVLLRQVLRNLLSNGIHAASQSKARRVSVAADGSGGEIRIRITDTGPRLSDDERARLFEAFHTTRRDGLGLGLVLSRSIVRAHGGTLRAIPADAGDGLTMEVTLPRTLPRAAARNENR, from the coding sequence ATGGTTGATGATGCTCCCCCGAACCCGCTGACCGCCTTCGCCGCCGCCGTTCGGGCCGCGGGCTGCGGCGAGGGCTGGCCGCAGCGGCTGGCGGATGCGGTGGTGGCGGAGGGGCTGGCCGCCTCGATCGCCATCGCGCATGGACGCTCCGGGCCCGAGGCCGAGCTGGAGGCGGCCGCGGCGGGTCCCGGCGGCGCCCGCCTCGCGGGGGAGGATCCGCCGGCCGGGTGTGCCGCGGCGCCGTACGACGGCGGGTGGATCCGCCTCGGCGGCCACGGCGCCTGCGACGCCCTCGCGGCGGCCGTCGCCGCCGTGGCCGCCGGTCACCACGCCTTCGACGGCGCGACCGCCCGCGCCGCCCGCGCCCGCACGCTGGAGCGGGCGGCCTCGGAGGAGCGCTTCCGGCTGCTCGCCGAGCAGGCGTCCGACGTGATCGCGCGGCATTCCCTAGACGGTCGCTTCACGTACGTGTCCCCGGCGGTCCGCGTCGTGCTCGGCCACGAGCCCGAGGCGCTGGTGGGCCGCCTGCCGCGGGAGTTCGTCCACCCCGACGACGTGGACGACGTCATCAGCGCCAGGCCCGAGCTGCTCGCCGAGGCGGACCGGGTGGTCTCCCGGCGCTTCCGCATGCGGCACGCCGCGGGCGGCTACCGGCAGGTGGAAGCCATGAGCCGGTGGACGCGGGCGGCCGGCCGCGACATCGTCGTCGTCTACCGGGACGTCTCGCGCCGCGTCGAGGCCGAGCGGGACGCGGGGGAGCTGCGGGCGGCGGACGCGAGCACGCTGCGGCGGTTGAGCATGTCCGAGCTGGCGACGGTGCTGGCGCACGAGCTCAACCAGCCGCTGGCGGCGCTCACCAACTACGCGGCGGGGCTGGCCCGCCGGGCCGCCCGCGGGGACACGGGGCCCGAGGAGCTGGCGTTCGCGTCGCAGCGGATCCACGACGAGGCGCAGCGGGCACAATCGATCGTCGACCGCGTCCGCTCCTTCCTGCAGCGTCGGGCCCCGCGGCAGGACCCGCTCCACCTCCCCGACCTGGTGCGGGACGCCCTCGCGGTGGCGAAACCGGCGGCGGAGGCGGCGGGGGTCGGGTTGCGGGCCCGGCCCGCACCCGCGGCCATCCGCTTCCAGGGAGACGGCGTGCTCCTGCGGCAGGTGCTCCGCAACCTGCTCAGCAACGGCATCCACGCCGCGTCGCAGAGCAAAGCGCGGCGCGTGAGCGTCGCGGCCGACGGATCCGGCGGCGAGATCCGCATCCGGATCACCGACACCGGCCCCCGCCTCAGCGACGACGAGCGGGCCCGCCTGTTCGAGGCGTTCCACACCACCCGGCGCGACGGGCTGGGCCTGGGCCTGGTCCTCAGCCGCTCCATCGTCCGGGCGCACGGCGGGACGCTCCGGGCGATCCCGGCGGACGCCGGCGACGGGCTCACGATGGAGGTGACCCTCCCGAGGACGCTGCCCCGTGCCGCGGCCCGGAACGAAAACCGCTGA
- a CDS encoding MBL fold metallo-hydrolase, translating into MPQAPPDSQDASLPAEPARRPQLGFVYTPPFRVQGLSIAGEESVVAVPELDVCFDIGSCPKAVLPSPFVALTHGHMDHVAGIAYYFSQRPFQGMSAGTVVCPPSLRDGLDGLMKAWQKIERQKTPYTLTPLADGEMLEIKNNHFLRPFRTVHTVPSSGYSVLEKRTKLKPKLVGMPQEEIVRRKNAGEAIVDTRFVPLVSYTGDTGWGDHLLIPEVLECRVLITECTFMERGHRRRAGVGKHLHLDHIVELVEQVGDETDVILTHLSRRTHMNDARKALAGAIPADKLDRVHLLMDSRTNRERFAQQQAQAVA; encoded by the coding sequence ATGCCGCAGGCACCCCCCGACAGCCAGGACGCCTCCCTGCCGGCCGAGCCGGCCCGCCGCCCGCAGCTCGGCTTCGTCTACACGCCGCCGTTCCGCGTGCAGGGCCTCTCGATCGCGGGCGAGGAGAGCGTCGTCGCCGTGCCCGAGCTGGACGTCTGCTTCGACATCGGCTCGTGCCCCAAGGCCGTGCTGCCCAGCCCCTTCGTCGCGCTGACGCACGGCCACATGGACCACGTCGCGGGCATCGCGTACTACTTCAGCCAGCGCCCGTTCCAGGGGATGTCCGCCGGGACCGTCGTCTGCCCGCCCAGCCTGCGCGACGGCCTCGACGGCCTGATGAAGGCTTGGCAGAAGATCGAGCGGCAGAAGACGCCCTACACGCTCACGCCGCTCGCCGACGGCGAGATGCTCGAGATCAAGAACAACCACTTCCTGCGGCCCTTCCGCACCGTGCACACCGTGCCCAGCTCCGGTTACAGCGTGCTGGAGAAGCGGACCAAGCTCAAGCCCAAGCTCGTCGGGATGCCGCAGGAGGAGATCGTCCGGCGGAAGAACGCCGGCGAGGCGATCGTCGACACCCGCTTCGTCCCGCTGGTCTCCTACACCGGCGACACCGGCTGGGGCGACCACCTGCTCATCCCCGAGGTCCTGGAGTGCCGCGTGCTCATCACCGAGTGCACCTTCATGGAACGGGGCCACCGGCGGCGGGCCGGCGTGGGCAAGCACCTGCACCTGGACCACATCGTCGAACTGGTCGAGCAGGTCGGCGACGAGACGGACGTGATCCTCACGCACCTTTCCCGCCGGACGCACATGAACGATGCGCGGAAGGCGCTCGCCGGGGCCATCCCCGCCGACAAGCTCGACCGGGTCCACCTGCTGATGGACAGCCGCACCAACCGCGAGCGCTTCGCGCAGCAGCAGGCCCAAGCGGTGGCCTGA
- a CDS encoding class I SAM-dependent methyltransferase — MGAVAVAFAGKANRPAAEALAARLGLPIAKKFRDPHPLHLAYGPDGRLGLRVVAAGHPLAGGHPVAADLLAVDTSSPAGRKLATPFFKAMGVRRGEPARPRVLDATAGLGEDAWLLASAGCRVTALERNPVVLALLQDALARAADREPETAERLTVRGAEALDALLALAAGPEADRPDVVALDPMFPLGRRATERKPMRVLRMLEEAAADRAGSADDEPALLAAARAAARRRVAVKRPGKAPPLAGQEPDVVFPGRAVRHDVYLTPAETPRAG; from the coding sequence GTGGGTGCGGTTGCCGTCGCCTTCGCCGGGAAAGCCAACCGCCCCGCCGCCGAAGCCCTGGCCGCGAGGCTGGGCCTCCCGATCGCCAAGAAGTTCCGCGATCCGCACCCGCTGCACCTGGCGTACGGGCCCGACGGCCGCCTGGGCCTCCGCGTCGTCGCCGCCGGCCACCCGCTCGCCGGCGGCCACCCCGTCGCCGCCGACCTGCTCGCGGTCGACACCTCCAGCCCCGCCGGCCGCAAGCTCGCCACGCCCTTCTTCAAGGCCATGGGCGTGCGGCGCGGCGAGCCGGCGCGCCCCCGGGTCCTCGACGCGACCGCCGGCCTCGGCGAGGACGCCTGGCTGCTCGCCAGCGCCGGCTGCCGCGTGACCGCTCTGGAGCGGAACCCCGTCGTCCTCGCCCTGCTCCAAGACGCCCTGGCCCGCGCCGCGGACCGCGAGCCCGAAACGGCCGAACGCCTCACGGTCCGCGGCGCCGAGGCCCTCGACGCGCTTCTGGCCCTGGCCGCCGGCCCCGAGGCGGACCGACCCGACGTCGTTGCGCTGGATCCCATGTTCCCGCTCGGCCGCCGCGCCACCGAACGCAAGCCGATGCGGGTGCTCCGCATGCTCGAGGAGGCCGCCGCCGACCGGGCTGGCTCCGCCGACGACGAGCCCGCCCTGCTCGCCGCCGCCCGCGCCGCCGCCCGCCGCCGCGTCGCCGTCAAACGCCCCGGCAAGGCCCCTCCGCTCGCCGGGCAAGAGCCCGACGTCGTGTTCCCCGGCAGAGCCGTCCGCCACGACGTCTACCTCACGCCCGCGGAGACGCCGCGAGCCGGCTGA
- a CDS encoding sulfurtransferase, with amino-acid sequence MIARSASFALLACGLLLAACSSTPDAPWSQRHETFLAVEEVAALAARPGVVLVDARDPEAFAAGHLPGAVNLPPAALRSTGDDPRGKNLLFRLGGAGPEERRIDAERYAELLGAAGISADDTVIAYGNHAGQADGSTVLMILDLLGHRGDLRFLDGVGVDRWTAAGHELAFGTPAAPAAKTYQARPREGAIWTAREVAAAAGDPGVVLWDTRSTDEFTGVDRRKNARGGHLAGAKHLDYAALLDAENRVKPADHVASERDAAGVAPADLAGKTVVLYCQSATRVSLPYLLLREEGAERVAVYDGSMQEWLNDERYPVETGG; translated from the coding sequence ATGATCGCCCGCTCCGCCTCCTTCGCCCTCCTCGCGTGCGGCTTGCTGCTCGCGGCGTGCTCCTCGACGCCCGACGCCCCGTGGTCGCAGCGCCACGAGACCTTCCTGGCCGTGGAGGAGGTGGCGGCGCTCGCCGCCCGCCCCGGCGTCGTGCTCGTCGACGCGCGCGATCCCGAGGCCTTCGCCGCCGGGCACCTGCCCGGGGCGGTGAACCTCCCGCCGGCCGCCCTGCGCAGCACCGGCGACGACCCCCGCGGCAAGAACCTGCTCTTCCGCCTCGGCGGCGCCGGCCCGGAGGAGCGGCGCATCGACGCCGAGCGCTACGCCGAGCTGCTGGGGGCTGCCGGCATCTCCGCCGACGACACCGTCATCGCGTACGGCAACCACGCCGGCCAGGCCGACGGCTCGACCGTGCTCATGATCCTCGACCTGCTCGGGCACCGCGGCGACCTCCGCTTCCTCGACGGCGTCGGCGTCGACCGCTGGACCGCCGCCGGCCACGAGCTCGCGTTCGGCACGCCCGCCGCGCCCGCCGCGAAGACCTACCAGGCGCGGCCGCGGGAGGGCGCGATCTGGACGGCCCGGGAGGTCGCCGCGGCCGCCGGCGACCCCGGCGTGGTGCTCTGGGACACCCGCTCCACCGACGAGTTCACCGGCGTCGACCGGCGGAAGAACGCGCGCGGCGGCCACCTCGCCGGCGCCAAGCACCTCGACTACGCGGCGCTGCTGGACGCCGAGAACCGCGTCAAGCCCGCCGACCACGTCGCGAGCGAGCGCGACGCCGCCGGCGTCGCCCCCGCCGACCTCGCCGGCAAGACCGTCGTCCTCTACTGCCAGTCCGCCACCCGCGTCTCGCTGCCGTACCTCCTGCTCCGCGAGGAAGGCGCCGAGCGGGTCGCCGTCTACGACGGCAGCATGCAGGAGTGGCTCAACGACGAGCGCTACCCGGTCGAAACCGGCGGCTGA
- a CDS encoding sigma 54-interacting transcriptional regulator, translating to MPAETPSSSAPDVATLGRLKEHGHRVRTVKQELRENLIARLKDGGPVFPGVRGYDDTVVPQVVHAIFSRHDMLFLGLRGQAKTRMIRQLPKLLDAWCPVVAGTDVPDDPIQPMTGAARRIVAERGDETPIRWMHRSERYSEKLATPDVTIADLIGEIDIVKYAQGRELSDESTMHFGLIPRSNRGIFAVNELPDLSPRIQVGLFNVLEERDVQIRGYPVRLNLDVCLVFSANPEDYTNRGRIVTPLKDRIGSVVRTHYPRGIDEAARITAENAWISRRDEPGAESLTAGVPAIDVPEYLRRTLEVTIAQARGSSHINQASGVSVRTSIACLETLVSSAERRGILTGEQRVVPRVCDLMHLTTATRGKIELMMSDDGDATEDKLVESLLGEAVKSVFDTVAEVDEFENVAEAFESGLKLSVGDEVSAAEQIASMKHVDGLLPAAVDMAERLGMDPEDDQAIASAGEFVLEALYVHKRLSKAGNKYTR from the coding sequence ATGCCCGCCGAAACGCCCTCTTCCTCCGCTCCCGACGTCGCCACCCTCGGCCGGCTCAAAGAGCACGGCCACCGCGTCCGCACCGTCAAGCAGGAGCTCCGCGAGAACCTCATCGCCCGCCTGAAGGACGGCGGCCCGGTGTTCCCGGGCGTCCGCGGCTACGACGACACCGTCGTCCCCCAGGTCGTCCACGCGATCTTCAGCCGGCACGACATGCTCTTCCTGGGTCTGCGTGGCCAGGCCAAGACGCGGATGATCCGCCAGCTGCCCAAGCTGCTCGACGCGTGGTGCCCCGTCGTCGCCGGCACCGACGTGCCCGACGACCCGATCCAGCCGATGACCGGCGCCGCGAGGCGCATCGTCGCCGAGCGGGGCGACGAAACGCCGATCCGCTGGATGCACCGCAGCGAGCGGTACTCCGAGAAGCTCGCCACGCCCGACGTCACCATCGCCGACCTGATCGGCGAGATCGACATCGTCAAGTACGCCCAGGGCCGCGAACTCAGCGACGAGTCGACGATGCACTTCGGCCTGATCCCGCGCTCCAACCGCGGCATCTTCGCCGTCAACGAGCTGCCCGACCTGTCGCCGCGGATCCAGGTCGGCCTCTTCAACGTGCTCGAGGAGCGCGACGTCCAGATCCGCGGCTACCCCGTGCGGCTCAACCTCGACGTCTGCCTCGTGTTCTCGGCCAACCCCGAGGACTACACCAACCGCGGCCGCATCGTCACGCCCCTGAAGGACCGGATCGGCAGCGTCGTCCGCACGCACTACCCCCGCGGCATCGACGAGGCCGCGCGGATCACCGCCGAGAACGCGTGGATCTCGCGCCGGGACGAGCCCGGCGCCGAGTCGCTCACCGCCGGCGTGCCCGCCATCGACGTGCCCGAGTACCTCCGCCGCACCCTCGAGGTGACGATCGCCCAGGCCCGCGGATCCAGCCACATCAACCAGGCCAGCGGCGTCTCGGTCCGCACCTCCATCGCCTGCCTCGAGACGCTGGTCTCCTCCGCGGAGCGGCGTGGCATCCTCACCGGGGAGCAGCGCGTCGTCCCGCGGGTCTGCGATCTCATGCACCTGACGACCGCCACCCGCGGAAAGATCGAGCTGATGATGAGCGACGACGGCGACGCCACCGAGGACAAGCTCGTGGAGTCGCTGCTGGGCGAAGCCGTCAAGAGCGTGTTCGACACCGTTGCCGAGGTGGACGAGTTCGAGAACGTGGCGGAGGCCTTCGAGAGCGGCCTGAAGCTCAGCGTCGGGGACGAGGTCTCCGCCGCCGAGCAGATCGCGTCGATGAAGCACGTCGACGGGCTGCTGCCCGCCGCGGTCGACATGGCCGAGCGGCTGGGCATGGACCCCGAGGACGACCAGGCGATCGCCAGCGCCGGCGAGTTCGTGCTCGAGGCGCTGTACGTGCACAAGCGGCTGAGCAAGGCCGGGAACAAGTACACGCGGTAG
- a CDS encoding glycosyltransferase family 9 protein — protein MPRDDDPLPSTFRRVMCLRCGFGDVVMSVPALRAWRAEQRTPVLWLATRPAVDLVEVLARPEDAVGTYLQLGLRHWGDRGDDAAREKSAAWAAALDDATRFVGLMHAPEGLRDAAVAAGFGDANAQEDQPVELAAAVGGAGTAAFVSDAAAAGWGLSAPPEAVASVEPPPPHARAAEAWLGALGLPRGRRPLLAAAVNGGSDLKVWPPQRVAEVLIGRPAGTDAVLIAGPDAERAAAVQRRLPEPLPALGPAHLLTAAAVLARCTALLTNDSGLLHLAAAVGTPTVAVFGPTRAKLYMPRVERGGRFAGEALESTTPCPLREPDRLGPPACVVEGVCRIAGLRSCVDAVPVGPVAAAVGRALEPSQNRPLRHPPGSAAAKILP, from the coding sequence GTGCCCCGCGACGACGATCCGCTCCCCTCGACCTTCCGCCGCGTCATGTGCCTGCGCTGCGGGTTCGGCGACGTGGTGATGTCGGTGCCGGCGTTGCGGGCCTGGCGGGCGGAGCAGCGGACGCCGGTGCTCTGGCTGGCGACGCGGCCGGCGGTCGACCTGGTGGAGGTGCTGGCGCGGCCGGAGGACGCGGTGGGGACCTACCTCCAGCTGGGCCTGCGGCACTGGGGAGACCGGGGCGACGACGCGGCCCGGGAGAAGTCGGCCGCTTGGGCGGCGGCACTCGACGACGCGACCCGCTTCGTCGGGCTGATGCACGCGCCCGAGGGGCTGCGCGACGCGGCGGTGGCGGCGGGCTTCGGCGACGCGAACGCGCAGGAGGACCAGCCGGTGGAGCTGGCGGCCGCGGTGGGCGGGGCGGGCACGGCGGCCTTCGTCAGCGACGCGGCGGCGGCGGGGTGGGGGCTGTCGGCTCCCCCCGAGGCCGTGGCGAGCGTCGAGCCGCCGCCGCCGCACGCCCGGGCGGCGGAGGCGTGGCTGGGGGCCCTCGGCCTGCCGCGCGGCCGCCGTCCACTGCTCGCCGCGGCCGTGAACGGCGGGAGCGACCTGAAGGTCTGGCCGCCGCAGCGCGTGGCGGAGGTGCTGATCGGCCGGCCGGCGGGCACCGACGCGGTCCTGATCGCCGGGCCGGACGCGGAGCGGGCGGCGGCCGTGCAGCGCCGGCTCCCGGAGCCGCTCCCCGCGCTCGGCCCGGCGCACCTGCTGACGGCCGCGGCGGTGCTCGCCCGCTGCACCGCGCTGCTCACCAACGACTCGGGCCTGCTGCACCTCGCCGCGGCGGTCGGGACGCCAACGGTCGCGGTGTTCGGCCCCACGCGGGCGAAGCTCTACATGCCGCGGGTGGAGCGGGGCGGCCGCTTCGCGGGCGAGGCCCTGGAATCGACGACGCCGTGCCCGCTGCGAGAACCCGACCGCCTCGGCCCGCCCGCGTGCGTGGTGGAGGGCGTGTGCCGGATCGCGGGCCTCCGCAGCTGCGTCGACGCCGTCCCCGTCGGCCCGGTCGCCGCCGCCGTCGGACGGGCGCTGGAGCCCTCCCAGAACCGGCCCCTGCGGCATCCGCCCGGATCCGCGGCCGCGAAGATCCTCCCATGA
- the thiC gene encoding phosphomethylpyrimidine synthase ThiC produces MPPLPQKTAWDFMPAGWTCTDEANRADAASWRAPDGFEASTQLEHARLGTITKQMERVAEREPHLSAAQVRDEVAAGRMVIPANKNHLKTSLDPMAIGRASKTKVNANMGASPVSSSIDEEVDKLRWAEKWGADTVMDLSTGGDLDATRVAMTTHSTVPIGTVPIYSMIIGRKIEDLDEEIILDGIRAQAEQGVDYMTVHAGILKSHLPLVKKRLIGLVSRGGSLLAKWMLVHQRENPMNTSWEKICGVLREHDVTFSIGDGCRPGGLADATDELQLAELVELGKLTERAWRCGVQVMVEGPGHVPLDQIEFNMKAQRHLCHGAPFYVLGPLVTDMFPGYDHITSCIGATSAGYHGASMLCYVTPKEHLGLPKKDDVKQGCVAYKIAAHAADVALGIPGTRDNDDELTKARAALNWQKHFDLSFDPDLARAYHDEDLDVDTDFCAMCGHDWCSVRISKEISEWDSGLAEGFDRGRTVKSAALNEEQRRILEQRGNLSPAEIHKLAAKAKGKLVPADEDGRARCHSDHVGDDEAAKSVAPKEAAALANGDRLVQLDTSEAHGLSKADSVI; encoded by the coding sequence ATGCCGCCGCTGCCGCAGAAGACCGCCTGGGACTTCATGCCCGCCGGCTGGACGTGCACCGACGAGGCGAACCGGGCCGACGCCGCTTCGTGGCGAGCCCCCGACGGCTTCGAGGCGTCGACCCAGCTCGAGCACGCGCGCCTCGGCACGATCACGAAGCAGATGGAGCGCGTCGCCGAGCGGGAGCCGCACCTCAGCGCGGCCCAGGTCCGCGACGAGGTCGCCGCCGGCCGCATGGTGATCCCGGCGAACAAGAACCACCTGAAGACCTCGCTGGACCCGATGGCCATCGGCCGGGCCAGCAAGACGAAGGTCAACGCGAACATGGGCGCCAGCCCGGTCTCCTCCTCGATCGACGAGGAGGTCGACAAGCTCCGCTGGGCGGAGAAGTGGGGCGCCGACACGGTGATGGACCTCTCCACCGGCGGCGACCTGGACGCCACCCGCGTCGCGATGACGACGCACTCGACGGTGCCCATCGGCACCGTGCCGATCTACTCGATGATCATCGGGCGGAAGATCGAAGACCTCGACGAGGAGATCATCCTCGACGGCATCCGCGCCCAGGCCGAGCAGGGCGTGGACTACATGACGGTCCACGCCGGGATCCTCAAGTCGCACCTGCCGCTGGTGAAGAAGCGGCTGATCGGCCTGGTCTCCCGCGGCGGCTCGCTGCTGGCGAAGTGGATGCTGGTCCACCAGAGAGAGAACCCGATGAACACGTCGTGGGAGAAGATCTGCGGGGTCCTCCGCGAGCACGACGTGACCTTCAGCATCGGCGACGGCTGCCGCCCCGGCGGCCTCGCCGACGCCACCGACGAGCTGCAGCTGGCCGAGCTGGTCGAGCTGGGCAAGCTGACCGAGCGTGCCTGGCGCTGCGGCGTGCAGGTGATGGTCGAGGGCCCCGGCCACGTGCCGCTGGACCAGATCGAGTTCAACATGAAGGCCCAGCGGCACCTCTGCCACGGGGCGCCCTTCTACGTGCTCGGGCCCCTGGTGACCGACATGTTCCCCGGCTACGACCACATCACCAGCTGCATCGGGGCGACCTCGGCCGGCTACCACGGGGCGTCGATGCTGTGCTACGTCACGCCCAAGGAGCACCTGGGCCTGCCCAAGAAGGACGACGTGAAGCAGGGCTGCGTGGCGTACAAGATCGCGGCTCACGCCGCCGACGTGGCGCTGGGGATCCCCGGCACCCGGGACAACGACGACGAGCTGACCAAGGCCCGGGCGGCCCTCAACTGGCAGAAACACTTCGACCTGTCCTTCGACCCGGACCTGGCCCGGGCGTACCACGACGAGGACCTCGACGTGGACACCGACTTCTGCGCGATGTGCGGCCACGACTGGTGCAGCGTCCGCATCAGCAAGGAGATCTCCGAGTGGGACTCGGGCCTCGCCGAGGGCTTCGACCGCGGGCGGACGGTGAAGAGCGCCGCGCTCAACGAGGAGCAGCGGCGGATCCTCGAGCAGCGCGGCAACCTCTCGCCGGCGGAGATCCACAAGCTCGCGGCGAAGGCCAAGGGCAAGCTGGTGCCCGCGGACGAGGACGGCCGGGCGCGCTGCCACAGCGACCACGTCGGGGACGACGAAGCGGCGAAGAGCGTGGCGCCGAAGGAGGCGGCCGCCCTCGCCAACGGCGACCGGTTGGTCCAGCTCGACACCAGCGAGGCGCACGGGCTCTCGAAAGCCGACTCGGTCATCTGA
- a CDS encoding Uma2 family endonuclease produces MSALPTPGLVSVQDYLDGELAAAEKHEYLGGVVHAMAGGTRRHNAVSSNAVIALGARLRGKPCRAFASDAKVRVQSPTQIRFYYPDATVVCNDAEDGSLYEDEPVVLIEVLSPSTRRIDDGEKRDAYLSIPSLRVFLRVEPDRPLVIVDRRVVPGFGFALESYEGENAVIPLPEIGTELPLRDLYEA; encoded by the coding sequence ATGTCCGCCCTCCCCACCCCCGGCCTGGTCTCCGTGCAGGACTACCTCGACGGCGAGCTCGCCGCGGCCGAGAAGCACGAGTACCTCGGCGGCGTCGTGCACGCGATGGCCGGCGGCACCCGCCGGCACAACGCGGTGTCGAGCAACGCCGTCATCGCATTGGGGGCTCGGCTGCGTGGCAAGCCGTGCCGGGCTTTCGCGTCGGATGCGAAGGTCAGGGTCCAGTCCCCGACCCAGATCCGCTTCTACTACCCAGACGCCACGGTGGTGTGCAACGACGCCGAGGACGGGAGCCTCTACGAAGATGAACCGGTGGTCTTGATCGAGGTGCTCTCGCCGTCCACCCGCCGGATCGACGACGGCGAGAAGCGAGACGCGTACCTCTCGATCCCGAGCCTCCGCGTCTTCCTCCGCGTCGAGCCCGACCGCCCCCTGGTCATCGTCGATCGTCGGGTGGTTCCCGGCTTCGGGTTCGCTCTGGAGTCGTACGAAGGTGAGAACGCCGTGATCCCGCTCCCGGAGATCGGCACCGAGCTGCCGCTGCGCGATCTGTACGAAGCTTGA